The Bombus fervidus isolate BK054 chromosome 1, iyBomFerv1, whole genome shotgun sequence genome includes a window with the following:
- the LOC139990768 gene encoding stress-induced-phosphoprotein 1-like isoform X1 — protein MSNTREAEVQIFKERGNACVKEQKYEEAMFHYTHAIKLDPQNYSLYSNRSFAFLKLQQYHFAMEDALMTIQLKPDWTKGYFRKAEVESQTFRFSEALQSYNKALSFQPNEPTILEAMNRVTQLLIKDKRADQQIPWLGAGVGIILGVIVVIADYVFTNKPTLTHPLLMALLTMSIAMLGFGIAKGFRYFVKCQRKSLLEPPTDLFGDNKEEFDVEAELNNEKEKHSKYSKAQARQRFRKGKS, from the exons ATGTCGAACACACGGGAAGCAGAG GTACAAATCTTCAAGGAACGCGGAAACGCGTGTGTGAAAGAACAAAAGTATGAAGAGGCTATGTTTCATTACACTCATGCCATTAAACTAGATCCACAAAATTACTCCTTATATAGTAATCGAtcatttgcatttttaaaattacaacaATATCATTTTGCAATGGAAGATGCATTAATGACAATTCAATTAAAACCTGATTGGACCAAG GGTTATTTTAGAAAGGCTGAAGTAGAGTCACAAACCTTCCGCTTCAGTGAAGCACTTCAATCTTACAATAAAGCTTTATCCTTTCAACCAAATGAACCAACGATTTTAGAAGCAATGAACAGAGTAacacaattattaattaaagataaaCGAG CTGATCAACAAATACCCTGGCTTGGTGCTGGTGTTGGTATCATACTTGGAGTAATAGTTGTAATTGCTGATTatgtttttacaaataaaccCACATTAACG CATCCTCTTTTGATGGCCTTATTAACGATGTCTATAGCAATGCTAGGTTTTGGCATTGCAAAGGGATTCCGTTATTTCGTAAAGTGTCAAAGAAAATCACTTTTGGAACCTCCAACGGATCTCTTTGGTGATAATAAAGAAGAATTTGATGTTGAAGCAGAATTGAATaacgagaaggaaaaacaTTCAAAATATAGTAAAGCACAAGCACGACAAAGATTCAGGAAAGGAAAATCGTAG
- the LOC139990768 gene encoding tetratricopeptide repeat protein 31-like isoform X2: MFHYTHAIKLDPQNYSLYSNRSFAFLKLQQYHFAMEDALMTIQLKPDWTKGYFRKAEVESQTFRFSEALQSYNKALSFQPNEPTILEAMNRVTQLLIKDKRADQQIPWLGAGVGIILGVIVVIADYVFTNKPTLTHPLLMALLTMSIAMLGFGIAKGFRYFVKCQRKSLLEPPTDLFGDNKEEFDVEAELNNEKEKHSKYSKAQARQRFRKGKS; this comes from the exons ATGTTTCATTACACTCATGCCATTAAACTAGATCCACAAAATTACTCCTTATATAGTAATCGAtcatttgcatttttaaaattacaacaATATCATTTTGCAATGGAAGATGCATTAATGACAATTCAATTAAAACCTGATTGGACCAAG GGTTATTTTAGAAAGGCTGAAGTAGAGTCACAAACCTTCCGCTTCAGTGAAGCACTTCAATCTTACAATAAAGCTTTATCCTTTCAACCAAATGAACCAACGATTTTAGAAGCAATGAACAGAGTAacacaattattaattaaagataaaCGAG CTGATCAACAAATACCCTGGCTTGGTGCTGGTGTTGGTATCATACTTGGAGTAATAGTTGTAATTGCTGATTatgtttttacaaataaaccCACATTAACG CATCCTCTTTTGATGGCCTTATTAACGATGTCTATAGCAATGCTAGGTTTTGGCATTGCAAAGGGATTCCGTTATTTCGTAAAGTGTCAAAGAAAATCACTTTTGGAACCTCCAACGGATCTCTTTGGTGATAATAAAGAAGAATTTGATGTTGAAGCAGAATTGAATaacgagaaggaaaaacaTTCAAAATATAGTAAAGCACAAGCACGACAAAGATTCAGGAAAGGAAAATCGTAG
- the Su(tpl) gene encoding suppressor of Triplolethal, translated as MAALAAGVQYGLSSHSNFHENKSLIFVKLTDSAQRAIEDFLRNRNKTTQNPTIQFLGNEGQLSFPSTQSNHGSTGFTFSLSGNQDIEGPQGSFECIQQTGPKSLESLGALPCKMRIQANDDVYETTRHRMAVAEENNKNKCTRVIKPNGPDIGRKVKVKTTGRTIPSPSPSNSRYRESTSIPTSVSQPRMSSSYKAAVNNQPTARNQPEKKVSDIMRRPLKERLIHLLALRPYKKPELYDRINREGIKDRERTAMTTILKQVAFMRDNTYHLHRYVWNDVLEDWPYYTEQEKTMLKRRKPQNLTPPGSSDGSSGSGQSPNSTHPGSPPAITAPPPSLLGNKRPGYYQGNDGLPTKRPRISHYKKPELNSGSSNVGENGRTAGSGGNSNSVSVVSSGSGGSSSANGGSGGNSGGVIDGWDQRQHQRDRRGDYRPERTANSDVLRGGSYGHGKACLTPTSDSEEANQHGHRDGNTGTSASNVANNASTGHSSVAHNNSLSGSRHHHGKTAILGCEANAGTAVNCVARSMPSAASDGGSAGSYSGSSNGILADRRDRSDRNDRGRSGDRDRDPRKKNNGTADNSYNDLIVPNYAATEHNPDGLHLEESPKSSEYPDYLTYYTTISSLEQRRRYKAEFNADYEEYRRLHAQVAKVSKRFIQLQDRLRREEASGNWDEYEEIRQQILDEYSETKRDPKHKETKHRFHYLHEKLSHIKRLVLEYDTQNCGGMANSSNVGSSNDTKEMDSLHY; from the exons CAACTCTCCTTTCCATCTACCCAATCCAACCATGGATCGACAGGGTTTACGTTTAGCCTTTCTGGCAATCAAGACATCGAGGGTCCTCAGGGTAGCTTCGAATGCATCCAACAGACAGGCCCTAA GAGCCTGGAGAGTCTTGGCGCATTGCCGTGTAAAATGCGGATACAGGCGAACGACGATGTGTACGAGACAACCAGGCATCGGATGGCCGTCGCCGAGGAGAATAACAAGAATAAATG CACCAGAGTTATCAAGCCAAACGGGCCGGACATCGGGCGCAAGGTGAAGGTGAAAACCACCGGAAGAACTATACCATCTCCATCACCGTCGAATTCGAGGTATCGGGAATCGACGAGCATTCCAACTTCCGTTAGTCAGCCTAGAATGTCTTCCTCTTACAAGGCTGCTGTCAATAATCAACCAACAGCCCGAAATCAACCGGAGAAGAAAGTCTCCGATATCATGCGTAGACCACTCAA GGAAAGGCTCATTCATCTGCTTGCTTTGCGGCCATACAAAAAGCCGGAATTGTACGATCGTATAAACAgag AGGGCATCAAAGATCGAGAACGTACCGCTATGACGACAATTCTGAAACAGGTAGCTTTCATGAGGGATAACACGTATCATCTGCATAGATACGTCTGGAATGACGTGCTAGAAGATTGGCCTTATTACACCGAACAGGAAAAAACGAtgttgaaaagaagaaaacctCAGAATCTAACGCCTCCTGGTTCTAGCGATGGATCCAGCG GCAGCGGGCAATCCCCAAATTCCACTCATCCAGGTTCACCGCCTGCGATCACAGCACCTCCACCCTCATTGTTGGGCAACAAGCGACCAGGATATTACCAGGGTAACGATGGATTGCCTACAAAAAGACCACGTATATCCCATTATAAGAAGCCAGAATTGAATTCCGGATCGTCGAACGTAGGGGAGAATGGAAGGACGGCTGGTAGTGGTGGAAATAGTAACAGTGTTAGTGTTGTTTCCAGTGGATCCGGTGGTAGTAGTAGTGCTAATGGTGGCAGTGGTGGTAACAGCGGTGGTGTAATTGACGGCTGGGATCAACGACAACATCAGCGTGATCGTCGTGGCGATTATCGACCCGAAAGAACAGCAAACAGTGATGTGCTACGAGGTGGCAGCTACGGCCATGGAAAAGCGTGCTTGACGCCAACCAGTGACAGCGAAGAGGCCAACCAGCACGGTCATCGGGACGGGAACACCGGAACGTCTGCGAGCAACGTCGCTAACAATGCGTCCACTGGCCATAGTAGTGTAGCCCATAATAATTCTTTGAGCGGCAGTCGTCATCATCACGGAAAGACTGCGATACTTGGTTGCGAAGCGAATGCCGGTACGGCTGTGAATTGCGTGGCTCGTTCGATGCCGAGTGCCGCGAGTGACGGTGGTAGTGCAGGTAGTTATAGTGGTAGTTCGAATGGAATACTCGCCGACAGGAGAGATAGAAGCGACAGGAACGATAGGGGACGCTCTGGCGACAGGGATCGTGACCCCAGAAAGAAGAATAACGGAACAGCCGATAATTCGTATAACGACTTAATCGTACCTAACTATGCCGCCACTGAACATAATCCTGACGGTCTTCACTTAGAGGAGAGTCCTAAATCATCGGAGTATCCGGACTACCTCAC GTATTATACGACAATAAGCAGTTTGGAACAGAGAAGACGTTACAAAGCAGAATTCAATGCTGATTATGAAGAATATCGAAGATTGCATGCCCAAGTGGCGAAAGTATCTAAACGATTCATTCAGCTTCAAGATCGTCTAAGACGGGAAGAGGCCTCTGGAAATTGGGACGAATACGAG GAGATAAGGCAGCAAATTTTGGACGAGTATAGCGAGACAAAACGCGATCCTAAGCATAAGGAAACGAAACACCGTTTTCATTATTTGCATGAAAAGCTAAGCCACATCAAGCGACTGGTATTGGAATATGACACGCAGAACTGTGGTGGCATGGCTAACAGCAGCAACGTCGGTAGTAGCAACGACACGAAGGAAATGGATAGTTTGCACTACTGA